The DNA sequence TCCTGATCAAGGATGAAAATAGCACAGAAGCAGTAAATTAGCAACTATTACTCTCCTCAAACAACATAAAATCAACAACCGATTGCTCAGTTTACATCCATCAATTTGAAGCCACTGTAATATTCACATTGAAATCAATATATCTAACAAGAAAAGCAGCAACAATATGTACAAACATGAATCAACAATATTTAGAACATAATCATAACAGAGACAGATATTGCCAATAATACAGAGAAAATCACGCATGGAACAATTGGGTTGAGTAATCATTTCAAGAGAAGCTAAAATGGTAACTTAAATCATAGAAGTGAATACTTTTGTTATTATAACTTAGAGATACAGATTACAATAACTACTATTCTAATATGCATATATTCTTTCTTATCTATTCTCTGTCTGTCCTTTCTTTTCTCCCTTAGCATTTCGGGTTCTATAGACTTTAAACAGTTGAGTCCCAGATACCACCTCGTGCACGCTCTCTTTAATTGGCATTAAACTTCTAACCGGATAACTACACTAAGTGAAGcttcatcattttctttttaatcactGGATAACTACACTAAGTAAAGCTTCATCACTTCTAGTATTTATCACCAATAATTATAAAACCAAAATCCAATAGTCATTCCAGCATGGCAAAGTACAATAATTCTCTAACCATAGAGAATAGTTGTAAATCCaaaataattgtatatataatgcAGCTTTAGATGTATTAATACCACTTAACCAGACAATATCTAACAACACCGAATAAAGATCATAGAAGAAATAACCAATATGAACTACAACTACAGTAAAAACGAATAAAATAATCAACTTTCAAACATACAGAcagccaaacaaaaaaaaaaaagcctaagaaatgaataacaaaattctgataaataaaaaatgaggatAAAGTTTAAAACAGAAGCAAGATTATAATACTAAGATATACCTTTGTGATGGGCTTCCTCTTTTTCTCCAGCTTCTCCTTCTTAGCCTTAACACGCTCGGCCTCGGCCAAAAGCGCCATCCTCCTAGCAGTCTTGGCATACGGGTTAAGCTTCAGCAAGCAGTTAAGGTTCTTGAGAGGGTTCTTCTTCAATGGTGCTCTCTTGACGTCTTTCTTGGTCGGCCTAACAACAGATTGAACCTCATCAGAGTTGATGATCCTAGCCAAGTCAGCGTTCACCATTTTCGGCCTGGGAAGGACATAACCCTTCTTCTTCTCAGACGGTTTGTCAAAAGACCCATAAATGGAGTCGAGCTTCTCGAAAGCCGATTTGGTCCAGATGACGAACCTCCCAAGGTGACCACCAGGAGCGAGCTTAAGCAGACTAAGCCTCTCAACGTTAACAATATCAACACCAGGAATGTTCCTAAATGCCTTAACAAGCTTAGCACCTTCCGTACCATACACAATCAGCGGGCCTTTGCGATTGATATATCGGCGATTCCTCATCTTACCCTTACCAGGACGAATCGAGTGGCTGTCTTTAGCTTTCTCGGCATCGGCAGAGGCACCGATCTGCTTCAGAACCTTAAGAGCCGCCGAGGTCTTCTCAACACTCTCGGCGGAATCGCTGATCACCAGAGGCAACTCCGGCACGGTCTCGATCCTATGACCGCGAGCCTGAACAAGCGAAGGAATAGCAGAAGCCGCAATGGCCGAAACGACGGCGTACCTCTTCTGGTTGACATTAATCTTGCGATGCCATCGGCGCCAGATCTTCGTCGGAGCGAACATGCGGCCACCGCGGCACATGTTCCCGAAAGCTCCCTGACCGGCACGGTGGGTGCCACCGCCGGGGACACGGGGGATACGGGATACGGCACGGCCGGTACCCCAGGACTCGGCGGAGGTCTGGTGGCCGGCCTTTTTGCTGACGGCGTAAGGTTGGCGGCTGTTCTTAGAGATGTTGGCGTGGACGAAGTTGACGATGTCGGGACGAATGGAGGCCTTCATGACGTCCGGCAAATGGACGGTTTGTGGGGAGTCGGTGGCCATGTCGCCATCAAGGACTTGAACCGTGACGAGCGGGCGAGCAGCTGCGGCGGCCATTGGTGATGGGTTGGCGGGGGGTAAAGGGGAAAGGGGAAGAGGAAGCTGCGGCTAGGGTTTTGTTTGTACGTAGAGAAAGGAAATGAAGAAGGGTTTCAGTGAGCTTTAAAGTCTAGGGCTTTAACTAGTGTGACTTGGGTTGTTTGGTTGTGGGTTTAGTGGACTCGTGACACGGTTAAAAGGAATCTGGGTAGGGTAGcaatggatttatttatttatttgtttttttttacgagcacacacacatacacacgcAAGGAGGTTTCCCAGAATTTTGGGCTTTTATTGCCTCTGGCCtatatgaaaatgaagaagaaataattgggctttgtttttctttctttttttttcttttttttattttttgtggaataactatttatatacatgtgaaaaaataactttatcAAATATCAAACATATCTATGATTTTCGGTTGAAAATCAATTTGTCTAAGTAAATAAATTCATTGgttgaaattaaattttgttcgTTGAATAGAAACTTCCTTTCTGTAGTGGATTATAAGCTTCAAACATAAtccaaagaaaataaaggaTTCATCACAATAATATGAATACATTATGaattatgtaaataaataaacttgaaTGGTAATAATTACATAATCAAGAAATAGCAATTTTCaagataaaagaattaaaaatacatgGTAGCTGTGAAGTAttctttttaattcatttttctctttccttttgtatattttatagttACATAGGAtaggcttaaaaaaaaaaaaaaaattcatttagatTGGCACTTGAGTAGCACATCTTTATCAttagaattttagaataagGGTTCTAGCCAATtctagccaaaaaataaaatgaaaaaaatgtaaaCATCAATATAGCTccctctatttttttatttttagaagaactcgtatttattttgaaaaatttcagTGTTGCCCCAATGTGTTTTATAAGTTGGCTGATGAAGCAGAATGTTAGGTCTTGAACTGAAATATGCATGAAACGTAAGGGAACTATattgaaattttctaaaataaagatGAATGTTTACAAAaactgtaaaaaataaataaataaatattgtaccAACTTGAATATTTTGTCAATCGATGGATTTTAGAATAGGCTAAACAGTCAAAACATATGAAAAGCACCCACACTAACGAGACGAAAACttactatcattattattattattattattatttttaaattattgtagtTACACTGCGTTGGCACACAGGCCTTACAAATTGGAAATGGAATTTTctataacaaatataaaaactaccataaaattaccaaaaaaataataataatactaataaaaactACCATAAAAATACAAGATATACATAACTTGTCTGGCTGAAGGCCAAATCAATATAACAGCAACAGCACTAATCATCTTCTTGGGGCCACCAGACAATGAGCTCAATATAGAG is a window from the Ziziphus jujuba cultivar Dongzao chromosome 11, ASM3175591v1 genome containing:
- the LOC107432909 gene encoding large ribosomal subunit protein uL4, whose product is MAAAAARPLVTVQVLDGDMATDSPQTVHLPDVMKASIRPDIVNFVHANISKNSRQPYAVSKKAGHQTSAESWGTGRAVSRIPRVPGGGTHRAGQGAFGNMCRGGRMFAPTKIWRRWHRKINVNQKRYAVVSAIAASAIPSLVQARGHRIETVPELPLVISDSAESVEKTSAALKVLKQIGASADAEKAKDSHSIRPGKGKMRNRRYINRKGPLIVYGTEGAKLVKAFRNIPGVDIVNVERLSLLKLAPGGHLGRFVIWTKSAFEKLDSIYGSFDKPSEKKKGYVLPRPKMVNADLARIINSDEVQSVVRPTKKDVKRAPLKKNPLKNLNCLLKLNPYAKTARRMALLAEAERVKAKKEKLEKKRKPITKEEASAIKAAGKAWYQTMISDSDYTEFENFSKWLGVSQ